TGACAAACAATTCTTATCTTACCTTCTTAAAAGGCGCCGTTGAAATGGTTTCAGATTCATCACAAGAGGATAATGTTCTTTACGAATATAACAAAAATCTATTAGAAATAGCCTCAGAGAATAATTTTGCCCTGAATGCTGATAAAACCAATGAGTTTGCTCAACTTCTCGGTGAAGCACAATTCTATTTGTTATGCAAAAATAAAGGTATTATTCTCAATAGAATTAAGGCAGGAACTGCCAAGACCCCAGATTTTAGGTTTGAAGCGCAAGATATGTGTTTTGAGGTAAAAACTTTATCAGTTGTCTCTGGTAGCTCTGGTATAAAAAAATCATTAGAAGATTCTCTAGAGGCCCAAATCGATATTGAAGACGAATTGAAAAAAGGAAAGAGAATTGCAACAGGTATTTCTGTAGTTCAACCATACGGTGAAAGACCATACAAAAAAGGTAAGGGAACGATAACGGCGATAATTGAAACTTTGATAGAAAAAACTTGCCAGAACTTGAAGCGCGACCAGTTCCCAAACACCAGTTCATTCCTCGTTTTAAACTTGAGTATCATTCCGCCGTTTCGTACAGACAACTACGTCCTTCGCCCGGCATATTGCGATGACTACCTATTCAAGAAGGCTGTAACCGGCGATCTTTGGATGGTGGCTTTTGGCAAGTCGGGTATGCTGATACACGGCATCCCTGAATTCGAAGGAGAGGCAGGAATAGAAGGCTTATTGGAAAAGTCAGGTATTCTCTCCGATCCTCAGTACAACTATGTGACAGGCATTCTGCTAATGATCCATCCGTGGCACAGGCCTACCGAGGTTTGGGGTCTATTCGACTCTCAGGTACACGCGCAGTGGAACGATAGCAACCCTGAGATAGCCAAGTGTCTGTTTATCCTTACTGGTGACAACTGGAACGACGATATGGATTCAAACGGCTGGAATCTCCAAGGGGCCTTGCAGAGCAATGGCTAACAAAAAAATCCAGCGGACGTCTTACAGCCGCCGCTGATTTTAGCGTTAGGCCATTGGTTAAACCCGCCGGCCGATGCCGATAGAGAACAAACATCAGCCCGGGTGGCATGACTTTGTGCGACAAGTATCCTGACAGACACCGAGACGCCGGTCGAATTTTACAGCGGCAACCGGGTGCGGCCTTCGAGGCGTTGAGGAAGGCTGACAACAAAAAGGTGACCAACATCTTACATAGTCATCCCTGAAAAACTCTGTACGACCTTTTTAGATCCCTTTATTACGACCGGAAACACTTTCCATCAAGATCGCGAGGCGGGATTTGACGAGGTCTCTGTGTCGGATGCCCTGGTTATGAAGGAGCATGGGTTATGAATCAATGATCCCATGGGAAACCATCCTGCGGTAACATTTTATTTGAGGTAATTCGAACAGGTGGCGGTGTTTGACAGTTCTCGTCATTTGTGAGATATAAGGAAAATCGCTTGACTCATGATCCATTGAACGAAACCGGCGGTAATACCGCCGTGACAGGGGAGACGCGGGGTGACCGAAGATATTCTGAATTTGCATATTGAGAGTCTCGGCGAAAATACGATTCCTTCGCCGGTCCTTACGAGTAAATTTACTTCTGATAACAAGCGCGTTCTCTTCAACATAGGGTTGGAGAGTTATAACGCTTTTACCACGGCCGACGGCCAACCCCTTTCTCTGGAACTGGCCGGTCCCAGGGAGGAAATCTTCTTTGATCCCGCAAAAACGAAAGCTGCCATTGTGACTTGCGGTGGACTCTGCCCCGGGATTAACGATGTCATCCGGGCCATTGTCATGGGACTGTATCATCGTTACAGTGTAACGAACATCATCGGGATCCGTTATGGGTTTCAGGGTATGATTCCAAAATACGGGCACGAGGTTCGCACGCTGACTCCGGAAACGGTCCAGGACATCCACACCCTCGGCGGGAGCATCCTCGCCTCATCCCGCGGCAAGCAGGACATTGAGGAAATGGTGACCGCTCTGAAACGGATGAACATCGACATTTTTTTCTGTATTGGTGGAGACGGCACCATGCGCGCCGCGGGACTGATTGCCGAGGAAATTATGCGGAGAGAGTGGAACATCAGCGTGATCGGCATCCCGAAAACGATTGACAACGATTTAAATCTCATTGAAAAAACGTTTGGTTTCGATACGGCCATTTCGGAAGCCGTCAAGGCGATTCAATCAGCCCATGTCGAGGCCAAAGGCGCGCCCATGGGTATCGGTCTCGTCAAACTGATGGGTAGGCAATCCGGGCACATTGCCGTTGGCGCCGCTCTGGCTCAAAATGACGCCAATTTTGTTCTGATCCCGGAAGTGCCTTTTGATCTCGACGGAGAAAAGGGGTTTCTCAGGGCTCTGGAAAAACGGATGTTGAGAAGAAAACATTGTGTCATCCTGGTTGCGGAAGGAGCAGGCCAGGAACTGATGAGGCAAGTCGATACATCACCCGTGGAAACGGATGCTTCGGGGAATCTGCGGCTCCTGGATATCGGGTTCTTTCTCCGTTCAAAAGTTGAGGAGTACTTCAAGAAAATCGGGATGGAAATCAACCTGAAATACATTGATCCGAGCTACATGATTCGGAGCGTCCGAGCCAACGCCGGCGATAGTATTTACTGTGGTGCTCTCGGACTTTACGCGGTGCATGCGGCGATGGCCGGGAAAACAGGAATGCTCGTCGGATTGACCCGGGACGAATATGTGCATATTCCCATCCGGATGGTGACCTTCGGCAAGAAGGTCGATCCGGACAGTACCACCTGGCTGCGTGTTCTGGAATCAACCGGGCAGCCGAATATGAAAAATGAATTATAAAATGCTTGCAAATTCCTACGGGATGCTTTAGAAGGCGCCATACTGAATTCAACAGGAGTCAAATCATGTCAAGGGTATGTGAAATATGCGGAAAGAAACCGTCCGTAGGGAATAATGTCAGTCATGCGAACAACAAGACGAAGAAGGTCTGGTATCCCAACCTGCAAAAGTTGCGTTGCATCGACAAGAAGACCGGTTCCATCAGCAAACTCAAGGTGTGCACCCGCTGCCTACGTTCCGGCTTTGTCACCAAGGCCCTGTAATATACCGCAGTAGGGGGATTCCCGTATCGCCCGGACAACTCCGTGGAGATAGGGCGTGGGGTCGCCGATCAGGGACATGCCCTGATCCATCAGTTCCTCCATCCCCGCGCAGGCCGATTCATTCGCATCATCTGCACCGAATATCCTGACATAACGGGGGACCCGTTCGTCCCCTTTCGTAAACCGGATCATTTTCTCCAGCGTGTAAAAATCCATGGCGTGGTTCATGGCCTCCCTGATCACCGATTCTTCGACCCCGAACAGCCAAGACAGTGTTTTTGTGAATTCGGGCATATAATATCTATCCGTCTTTGCCATGGCATCCTGAAAAAGGTCGATCAGGCCGTTCCCGGCCGCTGTTTCCCGGAGATAAACGTCTATGCTGAGCTCAACGATCATATGAGAACGGTAGATGGCCTCCAGCCGATTCACGGCACAGCCGAACCTCGCGCAGTAATCCATAATCGGGTCAACCAGGGATTTACCCATGACATAAGTGTAGCCGGTGGCATCGGGATTGAACTCCGTGACCACCTCTTCGCAGATTCGCCCATGATGGGCAATATCGTCGGCCAGAAGATGGATCTGCACATAGTGCGCTTTCCTGAACTCCGGGGGGACTTTCATGAAACGGGGAATGCGGTGGGTCATGGAAGAATGGACGCTGCGATGTATCGGCAGGATATCGGGACAGACATTATAGACAAAAATATCCGGTGTCGTCACTTCCAGGCCGGCCAGGTCCAGAAGTTCCCTCAGGATCCAGGTATGCGTCAACATCAACATAGAACCCATCTCTTCGAGTTTACTTCTTGTAAGGGTTCAACAAGATATTATCGAAGGCAAATTTATTTTTCTTGCCGGCCCGGATTTTCAGGTACAGGGAACTTCTTCGATGGGAAAAGTACTTTGCAAGTCCCTCAGCAAAAAATCAAAATCCTCCTGTTGATCCGCGATAATCGAAATCTGAAGGCGAGCCGGTTTCGGATCGATGGTCGTCACGACGGCCATTCCTTCGTAGCCCTCGATAATAAACTGAATGGCGGCGATATCCCTGCGATCAACCCGGTAATACCTTACAATCATCGTCGCATTTTTCATGCATGATGCCTTCAGTTGCTTCAATCAGTAAAGAAGTAGCACCCTGAAATGTTTCCTGCAAGACAAAAAGCGGCCGGGGAGCCCGGCCGCTTTTCGCATCAACTTTGTTGGTTCCCTTGGTTCTCGGGTCAGCTCAACGTCTGTTCCCATGGATATTATCGACATAACGGTTGTGGGCATGTCCCCTATTTTTGAGGGGAAGCTGCTTTTTTCCGGACCCATGGTGGCCATGCTTGTGACCAGAACTGTACGCATGCCAACGGGAATAAACGGGTTTCGCTTTGACGAAAACCGGAGAAGGCGGATGGTACACACGCGGTGAATCGAATGTCACAACGGGAACCGGCAAACCCAAAAAGAATCCTATCGATATGTCGGCGGCCAAGGTTGGTTTCGGCAGCATCACGACCGCTGCCCCAAGCATCAACGTTACAAAGATTGTCCTGAGAGTTTTCATCATATCCTTACCTCCTTGTCTTGTTTGAATGACGTTCTTTTGTTGTGTTTTATATGTCTCGATCATTTCAATTCCCATGCCAACGATTGGTAATTTGCCTTATGATGAGTATTTTCGGGAAGATAGCTCTTGCCGGTTCAGTGAATCGGCATTGTGGCGCAAAATGACTGCATAGAATGTTCGCATTTATGGCCGATCCGCCGTATGAATAGTATCCAGGCCCTTAAGAAACAGGGCCGTTGTCGCCGCCACGCTGACCGGACCGTCCATTTTCAAAGGGGTGAGCCGATATGACACCCAGATTTCCACTATTGCCGCCGTCCGCCATTTTCATGAGAAGGTGGGCAGCATTATGTTTGTCGGTGGTGAGAATTTCGGCCTTATCACATTCAATGACGAAGGTGACTACGAACGCTATCGGTCAAACACCTCCTGCGCCGCCGGAACGGGCGGTTTCATTGAGGAACAGGCCGTGAAACGCGGTGTTTCTCTTTCGGGATACGCAGACCGCGCTCTGGTCGCCGTTCTGGAACACCGGTTGAAGAAACCTGTTTTTGTCTCCAGATTTTGTCACCTGACGGGTGCCCTTGGGAGCGCCCTGATCCTGGCGGAGAACGGGCTCCAACGCTCCGGTTTTCGAGGCCTTGCCCTCTGTCGGGAAGAGATGCCTGTTGAAAATGAGGTATGTGAGATTTGCCATAATCACTGCAAGATTTGTAAGGTAATTGTGCAGGGGGAAACGGTGGTGTTCGGGTTTTTGTGTGGGCGGGATTATGAGACCAAGGGTATGTCGGTCCGGCCCGGAGAAAATACGATCTTCTGGATGTGCGCCGGCAGGTGTTTCGGTCCGTAGAGAGATCCGGCCCTACATCAAATTTCCTCGTAAGGAATCGAGGGAAGTGTTGGCGTAGGGGCGGATGTCAGGGGAAACAAAAGGAAAGGTATGGAGTTGGAAACCTGGAGATCGTGAGAGGGTTGTGCTTGTTCCCCGGGAGAAGGGACTTATAAATACCTTGACAAGGAACGAGCCATTCCGTAACGTAACTCCCCTGAGTAACCGGGAAAAACAGGACAGGGCATGTACGCACGCAAAATCGTTATCCGTTATAGTGCCGATATCGTAGAAGAGCCGATTATTTATGAGCTGGTCAAAAAACACGATCTCGTCTTCAATATTCTGAAGGCGCGTATTTTTCCGCGTCGCGAAGGTGTCATTGTCCTTGAACTGACGGGAACAAAGGAAAACTTTGATTCCGGCATCCGCTTTCTCAAGGAAAAAGGCCTCAAGGTTGAATCCCTGTCCAAAAGCGTCAGCCAAAATCTGGACCGCTGTGTTCACTGCGGAGCTTGTACCGCATTCTGCCCAACCGGGGCCCTCTATTTCGACCGGGAAACCTGGCAGGTTCATTTCGATCCCGAGCGGTGTAACGGTTGCGAACTCTGTGTAACCGCATGTT
The Deltaproteobacteria bacterium DNA segment above includes these coding regions:
- a CDS encoding 4Fe-4S binding protein, with the protein product MYARKIVIRYSADIVEEPIIYELVKKHDLVFNILKARIFPRREGVIVLELTGTKENFDSGIRFLKEKGLKVESLSKSVSQNLDRCVHCGACTAFCPTGALYFDRETWQVHFDPERCNGCELCVTACSARAMEINLF
- a CDS encoding ATP-dependent 6-phosphofructokinase, whose translation is MNLHIESLGENTIPSPVLTSKFTSDNKRVLFNIGLESYNAFTTADGQPLSLELAGPREEIFFDPAKTKAAIVTCGGLCPGINDVIRAIVMGLYHRYSVTNIIGIRYGFQGMIPKYGHEVRTLTPETVQDIHTLGGSILASSRGKQDIEEMVTALKRMNIDIFFCIGGDGTMRAAGLIAEEIMRREWNISVIGIPKTIDNDLNLIEKTFGFDTAISEAVKAIQSAHVEAKGAPMGIGLVKLMGRQSGHIAVGAALAQNDANFVLIPEVPFDLDGEKGFLRALEKRMLRRKHCVILVAEGAGQELMRQVDTSPVETDASGNLRLLDIGFFLRSKVEEYFKKIGMEINLKYIDPSYMIRSVRANAGDSIYCGALGLYAVHAAMAGKTGMLVGLTRDEYVHIPIRMVTFGKKVDPDSTTWLRVLESTGQPNMKNEL
- a CDS encoding 50S ribosomal protein L28, which encodes MSRVCEICGKKPSVGNNVSHANNKTKKVWYPNLQKLRCIDKKTGSISKLKVCTRCLRSGFVTKAL
- a CDS encoding DUF4911 domain-containing protein — translated: MKNATMIVRYYRVDRRDIAAIQFIIEGYEGMAVVTTIDPKPARLQISIIADQQEDFDFLLRDLQSTFPIEEVPCT